Proteins encoded by one window of Dryocola sp. LX212:
- the clcB gene encoding voltage-gated ClC-type chloride channel ClcB, with translation MQRLNHFPDIHGMLRRLVFAVGIGIASAVVVWLFRQSMYLLEGLFLGDHGGSLVAAAAALPSWRRLITPAIGGLLAGLLLWGWQRATRQRPSAPTDYMEAIETGDGRLDVPASLVKSAASLLVVASGSAIGREGAMVLLATVFASVFAQRFTRSDEWKLWVACGAAAGMASAYHAPLAGSLFIAEILFGTLMLASLGPVVIAAVTALLVTNLLSGGQTLLYTVKILSAPIPLQYGLMGILGVLAGVAGPLFLWMMATSGELFRRLHLTPPLQLALGGLIVGLLSLITPLVWGNGYSVVQSFLSRPPALLFVAAILLCKLAAVLASSGSGAPGGVFTPTLFVGAALGMLFGQFCGVWPASGESVAILMALTGMATLLAATTHAPIMATLMVCEMTGEFSLLPGLLVACVVASALSRWLRPHSVYRQSAVEHG, from the coding sequence ATGCAACGCTTAAATCACTTCCCCGATATCCATGGCATGCTCAGACGGCTGGTTTTCGCCGTCGGGATCGGCATAGCCTCCGCCGTTGTAGTCTGGCTGTTCCGCCAGTCGATGTATCTGCTTGAAGGCCTTTTTCTGGGCGACCACGGCGGTAGCCTGGTTGCGGCGGCTGCGGCCCTGCCTTCCTGGCGCAGGCTGATTACCCCCGCGATTGGCGGGCTACTGGCCGGTTTACTGCTCTGGGGTTGGCAGCGTGCAACTCGTCAACGCCCCAGCGCGCCCACGGACTACATGGAAGCGATTGAAACCGGTGACGGGCGGCTGGACGTGCCCGCAAGCCTGGTAAAATCCGCCGCCTCGCTGCTGGTTGTCGCCAGCGGCAGCGCCATCGGGCGGGAGGGGGCCATGGTTTTACTGGCGACGGTCTTCGCGTCGGTGTTTGCCCAGCGCTTTACCCGCAGCGATGAATGGAAGCTCTGGGTGGCCTGCGGGGCCGCCGCCGGGATGGCCAGCGCCTATCACGCGCCGCTGGCGGGCAGCCTGTTTATCGCTGAAATTCTTTTTGGCACCCTGATGCTCGCTTCGCTTGGGCCGGTAGTGATCGCGGCCGTGACCGCCCTGCTGGTCACTAACCTTCTCAGCGGCGGGCAGACGCTGCTTTATACCGTCAAAATTCTCAGCGCCCCAATCCCTCTCCAGTATGGTTTGATGGGCATACTTGGCGTACTGGCCGGCGTTGCCGGTCCCCTGTTCCTGTGGATGATGGCAACAAGCGGCGAGCTGTTTCGTCGCCTGCATCTGACGCCGCCATTACAGCTGGCTCTTGGCGGGCTGATTGTCGGCCTGCTTTCGCTTATCACCCCGCTGGTGTGGGGGAACGGCTATAGCGTGGTGCAGTCGTTTCTTTCGCGACCGCCGGCCCTGCTGTTTGTGGCAGCTATTTTGCTCTGTAAGCTTGCGGCGGTGCTGGCAAGCAGCGGGTCGGGGGCACCGGGAGGGGTATTTACGCCAACCCTGTTCGTGGGCGCGGCGCTGGGAATGTTGTTCGGGCAGTTCTGCGGCGTGTGGCCCGCAAGCGGGGAGTCGGTGGCTATTCTGATGGCGTTAACCGGCATGGCAACGCTGCTGGCGGCAACGACGCATGCGCCGATTATGGCGACGCTGATGGTTTGTGAAATGACCGGGGAGTTTTCGCTGCTCCCCGGCCTGCTGGTAGCCTGCGTGGTGGCATCCGCGCTGTCGCGCTGGTTACGCCCCCACTCGGTCTACCGTCAGAGCGCTGTCGAGCACGGATAA
- the hisD gene encoding histidinol dehydrogenase: MAQYLKTSKSLSERQQANKQVSMTVENILADIEQRGNAAIRELSIKFDNYDRQDYRLSQSEINSCIKQLSRQDIKDIEFAQQQVFNFASEQKKCLLDLEVETRPGVILGHKNIPINSVGCYVPGGKYPLLASAHMSIITANVAGCSRIISCAPPFHCQPAPAIVAAQAMAGATEIYALGGIQAIGAMALGTESLQPVDMLVGPGNAFVAEAKRQLFGRVGIDLFAGPTETLVIADETVDGEICATDLLGQAEHGITTPAILLTNSMKLAQETLREVERLLTRLPTAEIASQAWRDYGEIIVCDSYEEMLQEADRIASEHVQVMTDRDDWFLQNMTNYGALFLGPRTNVAYGDKVIGTNHTLPTQKAARYTGGLWVGKFMKTCTFQKVLTDEASTEIGSYCSRLCQLEGFSGHAEQANIRVRRYGNMDVPYAGSVPPVDVAKAS; encoded by the coding sequence ATGGCGCAGTATTTAAAAACCAGTAAATCTTTATCTGAACGCCAGCAGGCAAATAAACAGGTGAGCATGACCGTTGAAAATATCCTCGCCGATATTGAACAGCGCGGGAACGCCGCTATTCGCGAGCTGTCAATTAAGTTTGATAATTACGACCGCCAGGATTATCGCCTGTCGCAGTCTGAAATTAACAGCTGTATTAAACAGCTGAGCCGCCAGGACATAAAAGATATCGAATTCGCCCAGCAGCAGGTGTTTAACTTCGCCAGCGAGCAGAAAAAATGCCTGTTGGATCTGGAGGTGGAAACGCGTCCTGGCGTGATCCTCGGCCATAAAAACATTCCGATTAACTCGGTCGGCTGCTATGTCCCCGGCGGTAAGTACCCGCTTCTGGCATCGGCCCATATGTCCATCATCACCGCAAACGTAGCGGGCTGTTCGCGCATCATCAGCTGCGCCCCGCCGTTCCACTGCCAGCCCGCTCCGGCGATTGTGGCGGCACAGGCGATGGCTGGCGCAACCGAGATTTACGCGCTGGGCGGCATTCAGGCGATTGGCGCAATGGCGCTGGGGACAGAATCCCTGCAGCCGGTAGACATGCTGGTCGGGCCGGGCAATGCCTTTGTGGCGGAAGCCAAGCGCCAGCTGTTCGGACGCGTGGGCATCGACCTGTTCGCCGGGCCGACCGAAACGCTGGTCATCGCCGATGAGACCGTAGACGGAGAAATCTGCGCCACGGACCTGCTGGGCCAGGCCGAACACGGCATCACCACCCCCGCTATTCTGCTGACCAATTCCATGAAGCTTGCCCAGGAGACGCTGCGCGAAGTCGAGCGCCTTCTCACCCGCCTCCCAACTGCAGAAATTGCCAGCCAGGCGTGGCGCGACTACGGCGAAATTATCGTCTGCGACAGCTACGAAGAGATGCTTCAGGAAGCTGACCGCATTGCTTCTGAGCACGTGCAGGTTATGACCGACCGCGATGACTGGTTCCTGCAAAACATGACCAACTATGGCGCGCTGTTCCTTGGGCCGCGCACCAACGTGGCCTACGGCGATAAGGTCATCGGCACTAATCACACCCTGCCGACGCAAAAAGCAGCGCGCTATACCGGCGGCCTGTGGGTCGGCAAGTTTATGAAAACCTGTACCTTCCAGAAGGTGCTTACCGACGAAGCCTCCACGGAGATTGGCAGCTACTGCTCCCGCCTCTGCCAGCTGGAGGGTTTCTCCGGTCACGCCGAGCAGGCCAATATTCGTGTGCGCCGCTACGGCAACATGGACGTGCCTTACGCGGGGTCGGTGCCTCCCGTCGACGTGGCGAAGGCAAGCTGA
- a CDS encoding LacI family DNA-binding transcriptional regulator — protein sequence MKRKTFGPVTSQQVAQIAGVSQSAVSRTFTPGASISPATREKVLKAARELGYRPNAIARSLNTARSRIVGVVMSYFDNQFYPQVLEALAQKLDELNYHLLLFVGDRDGNVDRIFDQIMQYRVDGIVLASVSLSIELSEECLAAGIPVVLFNRDDENGIVSSVNTDNKAAACQIAEFLLAGEHQRFAYVAGIADSSVNVARQSGFVSTLRSKGVEDIRVVQGNYNAQQTSRAARELFSSPQPPDAIFAANDHMALTVMDIARYEFGLRIPDDLSVIGYDDTGPSGWPSYALTSASQPVDEMVSATVALLMKQIESENIEPEQLVVKGALIVRHSARRPRSGVIEKDGLSLFQPQEVE from the coding sequence ATGAAACGTAAGACTTTTGGACCCGTGACCTCGCAGCAGGTGGCGCAGATCGCGGGAGTGTCACAATCGGCGGTGTCCCGCACGTTCACGCCTGGGGCCAGCATTTCGCCGGCCACGCGTGAAAAAGTGCTGAAAGCGGCGCGGGAGCTGGGCTACCGGCCAAATGCTATCGCGCGGTCGCTGAATACCGCTCGTTCACGCATTGTCGGCGTGGTGATGTCCTATTTTGACAACCAGTTTTACCCGCAGGTGCTTGAGGCGCTGGCGCAGAAGCTTGATGAGCTGAACTACCACCTGCTGCTGTTCGTGGGCGACCGCGACGGCAACGTGGACAGAATTTTTGACCAGATCATGCAGTACCGGGTAGACGGCATCGTGCTGGCGTCCGTTTCGCTATCCATTGAATTGTCGGAAGAGTGCCTGGCCGCTGGGATCCCGGTGGTGCTGTTTAACCGCGACGATGAGAACGGCATAGTTTCCAGCGTCAACACGGATAACAAAGCCGCCGCATGCCAGATAGCCGAGTTTTTACTGGCCGGTGAGCACCAGCGCTTTGCCTATGTTGCGGGGATTGCCGATTCATCGGTAAACGTTGCGCGCCAGAGCGGGTTCGTCAGTACGCTGCGGTCGAAAGGCGTCGAGGATATCCGGGTGGTGCAGGGTAATTACAATGCGCAGCAAACCAGCCGCGCCGCCCGGGAGCTTTTCTCGTCACCGCAGCCGCCGGACGCCATCTTTGCGGCCAATGATCATATGGCCTTAACCGTGATGGATATCGCCCGCTACGAGTTCGGCCTGCGTATCCCCGACGATTTGTCTGTCATCGGCTACGACGACACCGGCCCGTCCGGCTGGCCATCCTACGCGCTGACCTCCGCCTCGCAGCCGGTGGACGAGATGGTCAGCGCCACGGTGGCGCTGCTGATGAAGCAGATAGAAAGTGAAAACATCGAACCCGAACAGCTGGTGGTCAAGGGGGCGCTGATTGTCCGCCACTCTGCGCGCCGCCCACGCTCAGGCGTAATCGAAAAAGACGGATTGTCTCTGTTCCAGCCGCAGGAGGTTGAATGA
- a CDS encoding alpha/beta fold hydrolase, giving the protein MMLDNHDTPLILLGGTLCNHRLWQPVIERLRVSHVTSIVTSGADSARELSSRLLVTLPPRFCVAGFSLGAMVALQLLADAPERIAGLALLSVNPLADLPANAVGRRAAVSEAQALGAERWVSEKMWQKYVAPGHLDDAGLHSVITTMADESGIETFSRQTEIAISRADHRAPLAAFSRPSLILNGAHDAICTPQHHQLAAEAAKTARWLTHSDSGHFLPLEAPDWVATALRVWIKESQA; this is encoded by the coding sequence ATGATGTTGGATAATCACGACACACCGCTGATTTTGCTGGGTGGCACGCTGTGCAACCACCGCCTGTGGCAGCCGGTCATCGAACGGCTTCGCGTCAGCCACGTAACCAGCATTGTCACCAGCGGCGCAGATTCCGCGCGGGAGCTTTCTTCCCGTCTGCTCGTGACTTTGCCACCGCGCTTCTGTGTGGCGGGGTTTTCCCTTGGCGCTATGGTCGCGCTGCAACTGCTGGCCGACGCCCCGGAGCGGATTGCCGGGCTGGCCCTGCTCTCGGTGAATCCACTTGCGGATTTGCCCGCTAACGCCGTCGGTCGGCGGGCGGCAGTTTCTGAAGCGCAGGCACTGGGTGCCGAACGTTGGGTGAGCGAAAAGATGTGGCAGAAGTACGTCGCGCCGGGGCATCTGGACGATGCTGGATTGCATTCGGTTATCACGACCATGGCTGACGAGTCCGGCATCGAAACCTTTTCCCGACAAACAGAAATAGCAATTTCCCGCGCCGACCACCGTGCACCCCTGGCAGCGTTCAGCAGACCTTCGTTAATCCTCAACGGCGCGCATGACGCCATTTGTACCCCACAACATCACCAGCTCGCCGCCGAAGCGGCTAAAACCGCACGCTGGTTAACCCACTCAGATAGCGGCCACTTTCTGCCGCTGGAAGCCCCTGACTGGGTTGCCACGGCCCTGCGGGTCTGGATCAAGGAGTCACAAGCATGA
- a CDS encoding cupin: MQYVTLTQEEARRRLVLPEDRVSCSVAFIDCKLPGSHLKQNYSFIGPGVTQSASQVVNIPEAHGFNIGAAAMPKGVTNNLHLHFTAEVFLIHEGSWRFRWGANGEHEAEFSAPAILSIPTWIFRGFTNVSPQDTSGMVFTVLGGDNTGGIIWHPSILDAASEYGLYLSRDNMLIDVEAGAPVPAESERLQPLAPEQIAALRDYSVDEMSRRAVTGEQRQWSRDGLLDAVLPGHGGEIAPVIGFGISQDRNSAPAIVNPHGFSVEWLRIQDGCLVGLHCCPETQVLMVFKGTLEVTWNRQGEEVSIVATEGSVISVPGGSWRRYRATDGVMEAILTTKGDQRKRLYWDKDIIERARENDRCLDPDGYVAIASILPATARRAGLKIEQPV; this comes from the coding sequence ATGCAATACGTAACACTGACTCAGGAAGAGGCGCGCCGCCGTCTCGTGCTTCCGGAAGACCGGGTTTCATGCAGCGTGGCGTTTATCGACTGCAAGCTGCCGGGTTCACACCTCAAGCAGAATTATTCGTTTATCGGGCCGGGCGTCACCCAGTCCGCCTCGCAGGTGGTGAACATTCCTGAAGCCCACGGCTTTAATATTGGCGCGGCCGCCATGCCCAAAGGCGTGACGAATAACCTCCATCTGCACTTCACCGCCGAAGTGTTCCTTATTCATGAAGGGAGCTGGCGCTTCCGCTGGGGGGCGAACGGCGAGCATGAGGCAGAGTTCAGCGCTCCGGCAATTCTGTCGATCCCGACGTGGATTTTCCGCGGCTTTACCAACGTCAGCCCGCAGGACACCAGCGGCATGGTCTTTACCGTGCTCGGCGGCGACAACACTGGCGGAATAATCTGGCACCCGTCGATTCTGGACGCGGCCAGCGAATACGGCCTGTATCTCAGCCGGGATAATATGCTGATTGACGTTGAGGCGGGCGCGCCGGTACCGGCGGAAAGCGAGCGGCTACAGCCTCTTGCCCCGGAGCAGATCGCTGCGCTGCGGGATTATTCCGTAGATGAGATGAGCCGCCGCGCGGTAACGGGTGAGCAGCGTCAGTGGTCCCGCGATGGGCTGCTGGATGCGGTTCTGCCCGGCCACGGCGGTGAAATCGCTCCGGTTATCGGCTTCGGCATCTCCCAGGATCGCAACAGCGCGCCCGCTATCGTTAACCCGCACGGTTTTTCCGTTGAGTGGCTGCGCATTCAGGACGGTTGCCTGGTTGGCCTGCACTGCTGCCCGGAAACGCAGGTGCTGATGGTGTTTAAAGGCACCCTGGAGGTGACCTGGAACCGCCAGGGCGAGGAAGTGTCGATTGTCGCAACCGAAGGTTCGGTGATCTCCGTGCCCGGCGGCAGCTGGCGTCGCTACCGCGCCACCGACGGCGTAATGGAGGCAATCCTGACCACCAAAGGCGACCAGCGCAAACGCCTTTATTGGGACAAAGACATTATCGAACGTGCCCGTGAAAATGACCGCTGCCTCGATCCGGACGGCTACGTTGCTATCGCCAGCATTTTGCCCGCCACCGCCCGTCGCGCGGGGCTGAAAATCGAACAGCCCGTATAA
- a CDS encoding ester cyclase has product MSSTEATNKTPVVAEKTNTKSTRDEPVLQVERRDFVDLVPEKRPRVQSLRGFDDCYTDIVDYIVRCTHKIWDERDVGLIYSHYTHNCVLYNALGTMYNREQVVQDTLQRLIAFPERRGMATQVIWNGNDVDGFYTSHLVTGTGRHTQFSHLGKPTNRTFVTRTVADCMIHENKIYREWVVSDNMAMMRQLGLDTDAVAYGMAKEQFDKGFRVTDIGENRRMVGQYPPEMECDVSIAHTDTEEQCLRWLHEIYNRRMLGKIKDVYATNVQWHGPLMKELYGQAAVIHQTLALIGMIPDGAWLPQHVCSNPCEEGGTKVAVRWIMEGHHLGYGELGKPTGERLFVMGMSHYHIVNGKIVDEWVVYDHLALLAQIKLGQMEE; this is encoded by the coding sequence ATGTCATCAACTGAAGCGACAAATAAAACGCCGGTAGTAGCTGAGAAAACCAATACTAAATCCACTCGCGATGAGCCTGTATTACAGGTTGAGCGCCGTGACTTTGTGGATTTAGTTCCAGAAAAACGTCCCCGCGTACAGTCATTAAGAGGATTTGACGACTGTTATACCGATATTGTGGATTATATCGTGCGCTGTACGCATAAAATATGGGACGAGCGCGACGTGGGTTTAATTTACTCACACTACACGCATAACTGCGTTTTATATAACGCGCTGGGCACCATGTATAACCGCGAGCAGGTCGTGCAGGATACGTTGCAGCGCCTGATTGCCTTCCCGGAGCGCCGTGGTATGGCGACCCAGGTTATCTGGAACGGTAACGACGTTGACGGTTTCTACACCTCGCACCTGGTAACCGGCACCGGTCGTCATACGCAGTTCAGCCATCTGGGCAAGCCGACGAACCGCACCTTTGTAACCCGCACCGTAGCGGACTGCATGATCCACGAGAACAAAATCTACCGCGAGTGGGTGGTCAGCGACAACATGGCGATGATGCGCCAGCTTGGCCTGGATACCGACGCGGTGGCGTATGGCATGGCGAAAGAGCAGTTTGATAAGGGCTTCCGCGTGACCGATATCGGCGAGAACCGCCGCATGGTAGGTCAGTATCCACCGGAAATGGAATGTGACGTTTCCATCGCCCATACCGACACAGAAGAGCAGTGCCTGCGCTGGCTGCATGAGATCTACAACCGCCGCATGCTGGGCAAAATCAAAGACGTGTACGCGACCAACGTCCAGTGGCACGGCCCGCTGATGAAAGAGCTGTACGGCCAGGCGGCGGTGATCCACCAGACGCTGGCGCTGATTGGCATGATCCCGGACGGCGCGTGGCTGCCGCAGCACGTCTGCTCCAACCCGTGCGAAGAGGGCGGTACCAAGGTCGCGGTACGCTGGATTATGGAAGGTCACCACCTGGGCTACGGCGAGCTGGGCAAACCAACCGGCGAACGCCTGTTCGTGATGGGCATGTCCCACTACCACATCGTCAACGGCAAAATCGTCGATGAATGGGTCGTCTACGACCACCTGGCGCTGCTGGCGCAAATCAAACTGGGTCAAATGGAGGAGTAA
- a CDS encoding HpcH/HpaI aldolase/citrate lyase family protein, which yields MRKNSLKEAFRRQQPVINGWLAIPSGYSAEIAGHQGYDSVTVDMQHGMIDFASALAMLQAISATPATPLARVNSNDPAQIMRLLDAGAWGIICPMVSTPEQAQQFVAACRYPPLGNRSFGPARALLYGGKDYPQYANEEILTLAMIETQQGLDNLDAILATDGLDGVFIGPNDLSLTLTGSASAESQHPKMLAAVELVVARSRAHNKVAGIFCTSGQAAAKRLAEGFSFVTPANDVMQLGRASREAVAYARGETPSASGSSGY from the coding sequence ATGAGAAAAAATTCGCTTAAAGAGGCCTTTCGCCGGCAGCAGCCGGTGATTAACGGCTGGCTGGCCATCCCTTCCGGCTACAGCGCTGAAATCGCTGGTCATCAGGGATACGATTCCGTCACCGTTGATATGCAGCACGGCATGATCGACTTTGCCAGCGCACTCGCCATGCTGCAGGCCATTTCCGCTACCCCGGCCACGCCGCTTGCCAGGGTGAACAGCAACGATCCCGCGCAGATCATGCGGCTGCTGGACGCCGGTGCCTGGGGCATTATCTGCCCGATGGTTTCCACGCCTGAGCAGGCGCAGCAGTTTGTTGCCGCCTGCCGCTATCCGCCGCTGGGTAACCGCTCATTCGGCCCCGCGCGTGCCCTGCTCTACGGCGGTAAAGATTATCCGCAGTATGCCAACGAAGAGATCCTGACGCTGGCGATGATTGAAACCCAGCAGGGGCTGGACAATCTTGACGCGATTCTGGCCACCGACGGGCTGGACGGCGTGTTTATCGGCCCCAACGATCTCTCGCTTACCCTCACCGGCAGCGCCAGCGCCGAATCACAGCACCCGAAAATGCTGGCCGCCGTGGAGCTCGTCGTTGCCCGCAGCCGGGCGCATAACAAAGTCGCCGGTATCTTCTGTACCTCCGGCCAGGCCGCCGCAAAGCGTCTGGCAGAAGGCTTTTCTTTTGTTACCCCCGCCAATGACGTCATGCAGCTTGGCCGCGCGTCCCGCGAGGCCGTGGCTTATGCACGCGGCGAAACGCCGTCCGCAAGCGGCTCTTCAGGCTATTAA
- a CDS encoding SDR family NAD(P)-dependent oxidoreductase, giving the protein MSLPRTPDFRLDNRRALVTGGSRGIGFAAAVALARAGAEVWIIARDAAQLRKATNAAAQEDLRLHPVTLDITDTHQVRETLAGLPAFDVLVNSAGLARHRPFLEVSEEDYDAVMALNLRATFFLSQQVARRMKESSIAGSVIHISSQMGHVGGPARSVYCASKFALEGLTKTMALELGDAGIRVNTLCPTFIATELSRTNLADPSFRSYVLDNIKLGRLGTIEDVMGPVVFLASPAAALITGSALMVDGGWTAT; this is encoded by the coding sequence ATGAGCCTTCCCCGCACCCCTGATTTCCGACTCGATAACCGTCGGGCGCTGGTCACGGGCGGCTCACGCGGTATCGGTTTCGCGGCGGCCGTTGCGCTGGCGCGGGCCGGGGCGGAGGTCTGGATTATCGCCCGCGATGCAGCACAGCTTCGCAAAGCGACCAATGCAGCCGCGCAGGAAGATCTGCGGCTGCATCCCGTCACGCTGGATATCACCGATACGCATCAGGTCCGTGAGACGCTTGCCGGGCTGCCCGCCTTCGACGTTCTGGTCAACAGCGCGGGCCTGGCGCGTCACCGGCCTTTTCTGGAGGTCAGTGAAGAGGACTACGACGCGGTAATGGCGCTCAACCTGCGGGCGACGTTCTTTCTCAGCCAGCAGGTTGCCCGCCGGATGAAAGAGAGCAGTATTGCCGGATCCGTTATTCATATTTCCTCCCAGATGGGGCACGTCGGCGGCCCGGCGCGCAGCGTTTACTGCGCCTCAAAGTTCGCGCTGGAGGGGCTGACCAAAACTATGGCGCTTGAACTGGGGGACGCGGGGATCAGGGTGAATACGCTGTGTCCGACGTTTATTGCGACCGAGCTGTCCCGCACAAACCTGGCCGACCCGTCGTTCCGCAGCTATGTGCTGGACAATATTAAGCTCGGGCGGCTCGGAACGATCGAAGACGTCATGGGGCCGGTGGTGTTTCTGGCCTCTCCGGCAGCGGCGCTGATCACCGGCTCCGCGCTGATGGTGGACGGAGGCTGGACGGCGACATGA
- a CDS encoding MFS transporter, translated as MFRALFNRSEVRLFFTISVLFFICIHSIDAFLAPMLISEGMQPEVVGMIMGASGLATLLVRFPIGILSDVVKSRKIFIQVSLLLPLVTWPIAYFEPTAVTLYLAKAADGFTAATWVLYNILFIRYFDRKDAPAAVALLALAGPLGVFLGNCIGGTLIHFFDKSIGYFVSSVAALLALILTFHIKEFHDAALAPTLRACVTSAKRQLGDSSVWFIGLLATIVILVPFATRDTLTPIYAQQLGAKAGILTLLSNLHLIFYALAIALCSSVFYKRLGLANTAVIGIMLQLVSTLGVPFTSNMYLIYLLQSVGGFSFGMAFAVFMSLSVVNTVEDEQSTRMGLFQTIYSCGMFAGPVLMGVMLQHINLSSGYLFISGLCLLAAVLTPLAVRSVNQRQNKKPDAIAETNNLAPAQDYGNKI; from the coding sequence ATGTTTCGTGCACTATTTAATCGATCCGAAGTCAGGCTGTTTTTCACCATCAGCGTCCTGTTCTTCATCTGTATCCACAGCATTGACGCCTTTCTGGCACCGATGCTGATCAGCGAAGGCATGCAGCCCGAAGTGGTCGGCATGATCATGGGTGCCAGCGGCCTGGCTACCCTGCTCGTTCGCTTCCCCATCGGCATTCTTTCGGACGTGGTAAAGAGCCGTAAGATATTTATTCAGGTCAGCCTGCTGCTGCCGCTGGTGACCTGGCCCATCGCTTACTTTGAACCAACCGCCGTTACGCTCTACCTCGCCAAGGCTGCCGACGGCTTCACGGCGGCCACCTGGGTGCTCTATAACATCCTGTTTATTCGCTACTTCGATCGGAAAGACGCGCCTGCTGCCGTTGCCCTGCTGGCGCTTGCCGGGCCGCTGGGCGTCTTTCTGGGGAACTGTATCGGCGGGACGCTTATCCACTTCTTTGATAAAAGCATCGGCTACTTCGTTTCAAGCGTTGCGGCGCTGCTGGCGCTGATATTGACCTTCCACATTAAGGAGTTTCATGATGCCGCCCTCGCGCCAACCCTCAGGGCCTGCGTTACCAGCGCTAAACGCCAGCTGGGCGACTCCTCCGTGTGGTTTATCGGCCTGCTGGCGACCATTGTAATTCTGGTGCCGTTTGCAACGCGCGATACCCTGACGCCGATATATGCCCAGCAGCTCGGGGCTAAAGCGGGCATTCTGACCCTGCTGAGCAACCTGCACCTGATTTTCTACGCGCTGGCTATCGCCCTGTGCAGCTCGGTGTTCTATAAGCGTTTAGGCCTGGCGAACACCGCCGTCATCGGCATTATGCTTCAGCTCGTCTCGACGCTTGGCGTGCCTTTCACCAGCAATATGTACCTGATCTACCTGCTACAATCCGTGGGCGGCTTCTCCTTCGGGATGGCGTTCGCGGTCTTTATGTCCCTGAGCGTGGTCAACACCGTCGAGGACGAGCAGTCCACCCGCATGGGCCTGTTCCAGACCATTTACTCCTGCGGGATGTTTGCCGGGCCGGTATTAATGGGGGTGATGCTGCAGCATATTAATTTATCCTCCGGCTATCTATTCATTTCAGGCCTGTGCCTGCTGGCGGCGGTATTAACTCCGTTAGCGGTTCGTAGCGTAAATCAGCGGCAGAATAAAAAGCCCGACGCCATAGCGGAAACAAATAATCTGGCTCCGGCACAGGATTACGGCAACAAAATTTAA
- a CDS encoding nuclear transport factor 2 family protein: protein MTRLPGFSPQFDSIQQFILTLTHVVWEQKDIGQLADFYATPVVFHTPEKQLNDLSGFMRLTLEAMHSFPQRTVLTEDILTTHTPEFEYYAAQRTLACIQHQGEGFFGKPSGKAVWVRTWADRVCADGAVRQEWLLQDRAAIVSQIGLSARDFALQLATARQELGLENTSAEEMDARWAGGPEGDDVDGPLAGLVERYLSMWAGGNSGVVPGLYHPAATFHGPAHVLRTGEQDIGAFLSGYRASFADSETQLHHLIVRRDANEPVRLSLRWSLLTWHDGYGRFGAPTRRPISITGISQLELRDGLIIREYLGIDELAIWSQIFN from the coding sequence ATGACCAGGTTGCCGGGCTTTAGCCCTCAGTTTGATTCCATACAGCAGTTTATTCTGACGCTGACCCACGTGGTCTGGGAGCAGAAGGACATCGGCCAGCTCGCGGATTTTTACGCCACGCCGGTGGTCTTCCACACGCCTGAAAAGCAGCTGAACGATCTTTCCGGCTTTATGCGCCTGACGCTTGAGGCCATGCACAGCTTCCCGCAGCGCACGGTGCTGACAGAAGATATTCTGACCACCCACACGCCGGAGTTCGAGTATTATGCGGCACAGCGCACGCTGGCCTGCATTCAGCACCAGGGTGAAGGCTTCTTCGGTAAACCTAGCGGCAAGGCGGTTTGGGTCCGCACCTGGGCTGACCGGGTATGTGCCGATGGCGCAGTGCGGCAGGAATGGCTGCTGCAGGATCGCGCGGCGATTGTCTCGCAGATTGGCCTCAGCGCGCGCGATTTTGCGTTACAGCTGGCGACGGCCCGTCAGGAGCTGGGGCTGGAGAATACCTCCGCCGAGGAGATGGACGCGCGCTGGGCAGGTGGCCCGGAAGGCGACGATGTTGACGGCCCGCTGGCCGGGCTCGTTGAACGCTATCTCTCTATGTGGGCCGGGGGTAACAGCGGCGTGGTACCGGGGCTTTATCATCCGGCGGCTACCTTCCACGGTCCGGCGCACGTGCTGCGCACCGGCGAGCAGGATATTGGCGCGTTTCTCTCGGGCTACCGGGCTTCCTTTGCCGACAGCGAAACGCAGCTGCACCATCTTATTGTCCGCCGTGACGCCAACGAACCCGTGCGCCTCTCCCTGCGCTGGTCGCTGTTAACCTGGCACGACGGCTATGGCCGATTCGGCGCGCCGACGCGTCGGCCGATCTCTATTACCGGCATCAGCCAGCTGGAACTGCGAGACGGATTAATTATCCGTGAATATCTGGGCATTGATGAGTTAGCTATCTGGTCACAAATATTTAATTAA